A DNA window from Engystomops pustulosus chromosome 6, aEngPut4.maternal, whole genome shotgun sequence contains the following coding sequences:
- the LOC140065923 gene encoding olfactory receptor 1E5-like codes for MYFLISWYTFGFVTEHMNSNQSTEFLMLGLSDLPEQQVMLFVIFLIMYLLNLTGNATIIFLVRTEPQLLTPMYFFLSNLSFVDMCYSSAIVPKMLVNIISQDKSVTLFDCISQLYFFLCFACTECFLLAVMAYDRFVAICSPLHYTLIVSRRICILLVVSSWVAAALHSLLHSMMASTLTFCGPNKIYHFYCDMAPLLELACSDISLNKLLIYTEGGLPVLIPFIIVLYSYIRIISSILKIRSTDGRYKAFSTCSSHLTVVILFYGTIAFMYLRPSSRSSVNYDRVVSVVYTVVAPMLNPFIYSLRNKEVKGALIKVFTRKKSL; via the coding sequence atgtattttttaatctCCTGGTATACATTTGGTTTTGTCACAGAACACATGAACTCCAATCAAAGCACAGAATTCCTAATGCTGGGACTGTCAGACCTTCCAGAGCAACAGGTTAtgctttttgtaatatttttgatTATGTATCTTTTAAACCTCACTGGAAATGCAACAATTATTTTTCTTGTGAGAACCGAACCCCAACTCCttactcccatgtacttcttcttaAGTAATCTGTCTTTTGTGGATATGTGCTATTCATCAGCAATTGTACCAAAAATGTTAGTGAACATCATATCACAAGACAAATCAGTTACATTATTTGACTGCATCTCTCAGTTGTACTTCTTCCTGTGTTTCGCTTGCACTGAGTGCTTTCTCTTGGCTGTAATGGCCTATGACCGATTTGTGGCTATCTGCAgcccattacactacacattgaTAGTCAGTAGAAGAATTTGTATTCTTCTGGTGGTCTCTTCATGGGTAGCCGCTGCTCTTCACTCATTGCTACATAGTATGATGGCTTCAACCTTGACCTTTTGTGGTCCTAACAAGATCTATCACTTCTACTGTGATATGGCACCACTTTTGGAATTGGCTTGTTCAGATATCTCACTTAACAAACTATTGATTTACACAGAAGGCGGTCTTCCTGTTTTAATCCCTTTCATCATAGTTTTGTATTCCTACATCCGAATCATCTCATCTATCCTTAAAATACGCTCAACAGATGGAAGAtacaaagccttctccacctgttctTCACATCTCACTGTGGTCATCTTATTTTATGGGACAATCGCCTTTATGTATCTCCGACCATCTTCTAGGTCTTCAGTAAATTATGACAGGGTTGTGAGTGTTGTCTATACTGTGGTAGCACCAATGCTTAATCCTTTTATCTATAGCTTGAGAAATAAGGAGGTCAAAGGGGCATTGATAAAAGTTTTCACCAGGAAGAAAAGTCTTTAA